From the Rhodoferax sp. WC2427 genome, one window contains:
- a CDS encoding LysR substrate-binding domain-containing protein yields the protein MDLKQIEYFVRVAELGSFTRAAVALDMAQPALSRQVRLLEVELRQNLLVRNGRGATPTEAGKLLLEHGRGILHQVERAREELGRVRGGLAGRVAIGLPSSLARVLTVPLTRAFRQQMPDAALSIREGLSVDLQQSLVSGRLDIALLYNAQSTAETDISPLMEEELLLVQPRPPGLPEDPPPAPISLKAIAQLPLVIPSRPNAIRMHVEAEMAKIGCRPMVALEIDGVAAILDLVADGAGCALLSRHAVASSIRPSAFTTRAIHQPALRTKVSLATSSLRPSTLTQQATLELIRSTVAQWAG from the coding sequence ATGGATCTGAAACAAATCGAGTATTTCGTCCGCGTCGCCGAACTCGGCAGCTTCACCCGCGCCGCCGTGGCGCTGGACATGGCCCAGCCCGCCCTGAGCCGCCAGGTGCGCCTGCTGGAGGTGGAGCTGCGCCAAAACCTGCTGGTGCGCAATGGCCGCGGGGCCACGCCCACCGAGGCGGGCAAGCTGCTGCTGGAGCATGGCCGCGGCATCCTGCACCAGGTCGAGCGCGCCCGCGAAGAGCTGGGCCGCGTGCGCGGCGGGCTGGCGGGCCGGGTGGCGATTGGCCTGCCCAGCAGCCTGGCGCGGGTGCTCACCGTGCCGCTGACGCGCGCCTTTCGCCAGCAGATGCCTGACGCCGCCCTGTCGATCCGCGAAGGCCTGTCGGTGGATTTGCAGCAGTCGCTGGTCAGCGGACGGCTGGATATTGCCCTGCTTTACAACGCCCAAAGCACGGCCGAAACCGACATCAGCCCCCTGATGGAAGAAGAGCTGCTGCTGGTGCAACCCCGACCGCCCGGCCTGCCCGAAGACCCGCCGCCCGCGCCGATTTCGCTCAAAGCCATCGCCCAATTGCCGCTGGTCATCCCCAGCCGCCCCAACGCCATCCGCATGCACGTGGAGGCCGAAATGGCCAAGATCGGCTGCCGCCCGATGGTGGCGCTGGAAATCGACGGCGTGGCCGCCATCCTGGACCTGGTGGCCGACGGCGCAGGCTGCGCTCTGCTGTCGCGCCACGCAGTGGCCAGCTCGATCCGCCCCTCGGCCTTCACCACCCGCGCCATCCACCAACCCGCCCTGCGCACCAAGGTTTCGCTGGCCACCAGCTCGCTGCGCCCCAGCACCCTGACCCAGCAGGCCACGCTGGAACTGATCCGCAGCACGGTGGCGCAGTGGGCGGGGTGA
- a CDS encoding basic amino acid ABC transporter substrate-binding protein, translating to MTFKRQFLQSVAALSVGLFLSGCGKTPPAPVAAEPAASTPAAPAPAAKVITVGTDPTYAPFEFQNEKGEIVGFDMDVLRAAAQKAGLEVKFVSTPWEGAFTALAQGDRDVLVSAITITDERKQTMDFSDPYFEASQLIAVPATSTVAKLDDLKKKKIGVQTGTTGEEVVVKLQGKTSTNIKRFESTPLALAELAAGGVDAVVADNGVVIHYLANNPSAGFKSISDAGFAPEFYGVAVKKGNAELLAQINKGLADIKADGSYQAINDKYFKQAK from the coding sequence ATGACTTTCAAACGCCAGTTCCTCCAGTCCGTCGCCGCCCTGTCCGTGGGCCTGTTCCTCAGCGGCTGCGGCAAAACACCACCGGCTCCCGTGGCGGCCGAGCCTGCTGCTTCGACACCGGCAGCACCCGCACCAGCGGCCAAGGTCATCACCGTGGGCACCGACCCGACCTACGCGCCGTTTGAATTCCAGAACGAAAAAGGCGAAATCGTCGGCTTCGACATGGACGTGCTGCGCGCTGCGGCCCAGAAAGCCGGGCTGGAAGTGAAGTTTGTCAGCACCCCATGGGAAGGCGCCTTCACCGCGCTGGCCCAGGGCGACCGCGATGTGCTGGTGTCGGCCATCACCATCACCGACGAGCGCAAGCAAACCATGGACTTCTCGGACCCCTACTTTGAGGCCAGCCAGCTGATCGCCGTGCCTGCCACATCCACCGTCGCCAAGCTGGACGACCTGAAGAAGAAAAAGATCGGCGTGCAAACCGGCACCACCGGCGAAGAGGTGGTGGTCAAGCTGCAAGGCAAAACCAGCACCAACATCAAGCGCTTCGAATCCACCCCGCTGGCCCTGGCCGAGCTGGCTGCAGGCGGCGTGGACGCGGTGGTGGCCGACAACGGCGTGGTCATCCACTACCTGGCCAACAACCCCAGCGCGGGCTTCAAATCCATCAGCGACGCAGGCTTTGCCCCCGAGTTCTACGGCGTGGCCGTGAAAAAGGGCAACGCCGAGCTGCTGGCCCAGATCAACAAGGGTCTGGCCGACATCAAGGCCGATGGCAGCTACCAGGCCATCAACGACAAATACTTCAAGCAAGCCAAGTAA
- a CDS encoding amino acid ABC transporter permease, which produces MVWRWDILAGYGPLFAQGLWMTVQLTVIATGAGMLLGAAVGLVNTSSLAPPSPPWPVAWALKLLRALATAYVTFFRGTPLFVQILLVHFALMPLLIHPDGGWLLQGDMAREFRQEHGAFFSGAVALTLNAGAYISEIFRAGIQSIHSGQNAAAQSLGMSPWLSMRYIVLPQAFRRMVPALVNEMVALVKDTSLVSAIGLLELAMAARTVAGAYSRYWEPYLAISAMYLVLTWTLSQLAKKLEVPEHARGR; this is translated from the coding sequence ATGGTCTGGCGTTGGGACATTCTGGCCGGGTACGGCCCCCTGTTTGCACAGGGTCTGTGGATGACGGTGCAGCTCACGGTGATCGCCACCGGGGCGGGCATGCTGCTGGGCGCGGCCGTGGGGCTGGTCAACACCAGCAGCCTGGCGCCGCCCTCCCCGCCCTGGCCGGTGGCCTGGGCCCTGAAGCTGCTGCGCGCGCTGGCCACGGCCTACGTGACCTTTTTTCGCGGCACACCGCTGTTTGTGCAGATCTTGCTGGTCCACTTTGCGCTGATGCCGCTGCTGATCCACCCCGACGGCGGCTGGCTGCTGCAGGGCGACATGGCCCGCGAATTCCGCCAGGAGCATGGCGCCTTCTTCTCCGGCGCGGTGGCGCTCACACTCAACGCCGGGGCCTACATCTCGGAAATCTTCCGCGCGGGCATCCAGAGCATCCACTCCGGCCAGAACGCCGCCGCCCAAAGCCTGGGCATGAGCCCCTGGCTGAGCATGCGCTACATCGTGCTGCCGCAGGCCTTTCGGCGCATGGTGCCCGCGCTGGTGAACGAAATGGTGGCCCTGGTCAAAGACACCTCGCTGGTCTCGGCCATCGGCCTGCTGGAGCTGGCCATGGCCGCCCGCACCGTGGCCGGGGCCTATTCGCGCTACTGGGAGCCCTACCTGGCCATCTCGGCCATGTACCTGGTGCTGACCTGGACCCTGTCGCAACTGGCCAAAAAGCTCGAAGTGCCGGAACATGCCCGCGGGCGATAA